The following proteins are encoded in a genomic region of Rhodoferax aquaticus:
- a CDS encoding FAD-binding oxidoreductase, which yields MNTPHLPPLLPEVAQRPVPPAFLAALQARFGEQLSTALVVREQHGRDESAFDVPPPSAVVFAQNTQDVSDAVTLAAQYRVPVIPFGVGSSLEGHLLAVQGGISLDVSRMNQVLSINAEDLTVTVQPGVTRKQLNDEIKSTGLFFPIDPGADATIGGMSATRASGTNAVRYGTMRENVLALEVVTASGEVIRTGTRAKKSSAGYDLTRLIVGSEGTLGVITEVTVKLYPLPEAVMAATCSFPTLADAVNTTIQIIQMGVPIARCELLDENTIRMVNAHSKLSLPESSMLLLEFHGSPDGVKEQVALVQDIANEHGAAAFAWAETPEERTRLWTARHNAYFAGVQSRPGCKAITTDTCVPISHLADALLDSVTEAREAGLPYFMVGHVGDGNFHMGYLIDPNKPEERALAEQLNHQLVTRALKLGGTCTGEHGVGLHKQGFLVEETGNGAVEMMRTIKRALDPHNILNPGKIFTL from the coding sequence ATGAACACCCCTCACCTCCCGCCCCTGCTGCCTGAAGTTGCGCAACGCCCTGTGCCTCCCGCGTTTTTGGCGGCCTTGCAGGCGCGTTTTGGTGAGCAACTGTCTACCGCACTGGTGGTGCGCGAGCAGCACGGGCGCGATGAATCGGCCTTTGACGTGCCGCCGCCCTCGGCCGTGGTGTTTGCGCAGAACACACAGGATGTGAGCGATGCCGTCACGCTGGCCGCGCAGTACCGGGTACCGGTGATTCCCTTTGGCGTGGGCTCTTCGCTAGAGGGCCACTTGCTGGCCGTGCAAGGCGGCATCAGCCTGGATGTGAGCCGCATGAACCAGGTGCTGTCCATCAACGCCGAAGACCTGACGGTGACGGTGCAGCCCGGCGTGACACGCAAGCAACTCAATGACGAGATCAAGTCCACTGGCCTCTTCTTCCCCATAGACCCGGGCGCGGACGCCACCATTGGCGGCATGAGCGCCACCCGTGCCAGCGGCACCAACGCGGTGCGCTACGGCACCATGCGCGAAAACGTGCTGGCACTGGAAGTGGTGACCGCCAGCGGCGAAGTCATCCGCACCGGCACGCGGGCCAAGAAAAGCAGCGCGGGCTACGACCTGACCCGCCTGATTGTGGGCAGCGAAGGCACGCTAGGCGTGATCACCGAGGTCACCGTCAAGCTCTACCCCTTGCCCGAAGCGGTGATGGCGGCCACCTGCTCGTTCCCCACGCTGGCGGATGCGGTCAACACCACCATCCAAATCATCCAAATGGGCGTGCCGATTGCGCGCTGCGAACTGCTGGACGAAAACACCATCCGCATGGTGAACGCGCACTCCAAGCTCAGCCTGCCCGAGAGTTCCATGCTGCTGTTGGAGTTCCACGGCTCGCCCGATGGCGTGAAAGAACAGGTGGCGCTGGTGCAAGACATTGCCAACGAACACGGTGCCGCCGCCTTTGCCTGGGCCGAGACGCCCGAGGAGCGCACCCGCTTGTGGACCGCACGGCACAACGCCTACTTTGCGGGCGTGCAGTCCCGCCCGGGCTGCAAAGCCATCACCACCGACACCTGCGTGCCCATCTCCCACCTGGCAGACGCGCTCTTGGACAGCGTGACCGAGGCGCGCGAGGCCGGCCTGCCCTACTTCATGGTGGGCCATGTGGGCGACGGCAACTTCCATATGGGCTACCTGATTGACCCCAACAAACCCGAAGAGCGCGCGCTGGCCGAACAACTCAACCACCAGCTGGTCACCCGTGCCCTCAAACTGGGCGGCACCTGCACGGGCGAACACGGCGTGGGCCTGCACAAACAGGGCTTTTTGGTGGAAGAGACCGGCAACGGGGCCGTGGAGATGATGCGCACCATCAAGCGCGCACTAGACCCGCACAACATCCTCAATCCGGGAAAAATCTTTACGCTATAA
- a CDS encoding cob(I)yrinic acid a,c-diamide adenosyltransferase, with protein MANRLTQIATRTGDNGTTGLGDNTRVSKNSLRVHAMGEVDELNSHIGVLLCEDMPQGVRTLLVEVQHQLFNLGGELSIPGYELLKHEAVLALDEALAEHNAHLPRLQEFILPAGSRAASLAHVCRTVARRAERAVVALGNEEALKDTPRQYLNRLSDLMFVLARVLNRHRTDGTVGDDVYWKSERMAKGAAE; from the coding sequence ATGGCAAACCGACTCACACAAATCGCCACCCGCACTGGGGACAATGGCACCACTGGGCTGGGTGACAACACCCGGGTTTCTAAAAACAGCTTGCGCGTGCACGCCATGGGCGAGGTGGACGAGCTCAATTCGCACATCGGCGTCCTGCTGTGCGAAGACATGCCGCAAGGCGTGCGCACCCTGCTGGTAGAGGTGCAACACCAGCTCTTCAACTTGGGCGGAGAGCTCTCTATTCCCGGCTATGAGTTGCTCAAACACGAAGCGGTGCTGGCCTTGGACGAGGCGCTGGCCGAGCACAACGCCCATCTGCCACGCCTGCAAGAGTTCATCTTGCCCGCCGGTAGCCGCGCTGCGTCGCTGGCCCATGTGTGCCGCACCGTCGCCCGCCGTGCGGAGCGCGCCGTGGTGGCCTTGGGCAACGAAGAGGCCTTGAAAGACACGCCGCGCCAATACCTCAACCGCTTGTCGGATTTGATGTTTGTACTCGCCCGCGTGCTCAACCGCCACCGCACCGACGGCACTGTGGGTGACGACGTGTACTGGAAAAGCGAACGCATGGCCAAGGGCGCGGCTGAGTAA